A region of Asterias amurensis chromosome 22, ASM3211899v1 DNA encodes the following proteins:
- the LOC139953699 gene encoding hsp70-binding protein 1-like yields MASSGENKDGSSSSTQRRYPNSMEGVLQMAIANTPTEEAASGDSQRTEPTPLDPERKEFLEKVFAEMYKDEVKEMKSLLEVVRLKMDSELEEDEENVEEALENLKDLSDTIDNAQDFHKVGGTQLLPQLMDHPRSEVRSRTFDLIANLVQNVPLNQKVMLEMGGIEKMLAAVDKDSSPTVRVKALYALSCLARDHEDCQRVFVEKDGFSVLMRAMQSDVEKLQIKSAFMLQAFFQMPTDFKETLFKMGMVHQLIGLLQLEHSPTHEFFMSALLNLVMDHQGCINDCKQPDLGFKEFLTAREELLKGKPEYEEEHSYCQQLMKVCFNGNHGSQTTIDR; encoded by the exons ATGGCAAGCTCAGGTGAAAACAAGGATGGTAGTTCATCGTCGACTCAACGTAGATACCCAAATTCCATGGAAGGCGTCTTGCAAATGGCCATCGCCAACACGCCCACCGAGGAGGCAGCGAGTGGAGACTCACAAAGAACAGAACCAACCCCTCTCGATCCGGAG AGGAAGGAGTTTCTTGAGAAGGTGTTCGCCGAAATGTACAAAGATGAGGTCAAAGAGATGAAATCGCTTTTGGAGGTGGTGAGACTCAAGATGGACTCGGAACTTGAGGAGGATGAGGAGAACGTAGAAGAGGCTCTGGAGAACCTTAAAGACCTCAGCGATACAATCGATAATGCACAAG ACTTCCACAAAGTCGGTGGCACACAACTCCTCCCCCAGCTAATGGACCATCCCAGGTCAGAGGTCAGATCGAGAACGTTTGACTTGATAGCCAACCTGGTCCAGAATGTTCCACTCAACCAAAAGGTGATGCTGGAAATGGGAGGGATTGAGAAAATGCTGGCTGCGGTGGACAAAGACTCCTCTCCTACTGTAAGGGTGAAGGCCCTTTATGCTTTATCAT GTTTAGCCAGGGATCACGAAGACTGTCAGAGGGTTTTCGTTGAGAAGGACGGCTTCTCCGTTTTAATGCGTGCCATGCAGAGCGACGTGGAGAAACTACAAATCAAGTCGGCATTTATGCTCCAAGCTTTCTTCCAAATGCCGACAGATTTCAAAG aaactttgtttaaaatggGGATGGTGCACCAGCTCATTGGTTTGCTCCAGTTGGAGCACTCGCCAACTCACGAGTTCTTCATGTCAGCCTTGCTCAACCTCGTTATGGACCACCAAGGCTGTATCAACGACTGCAAACAGCCAGACCTCGGCTTCAAGGAATTTCTAACGGCTAGGGAAGAATTACTGAAAGGGAAACCCGAATACGAG GAGGAACACTCATACTGTCAGCAGCTAATGAAAGTGTGTTTCAATGGTAACCATGGCAGCCAAACTACTATTGACAGATGA
- the LOC139953925 gene encoding uncharacterized protein has protein sequence MASVHITNFGSVDVNPEPIPVEDTEFLLEDYLSAAKMKEMTGVDELDEVKFLEMRVDTTETSLGNFGTMVPNLKHLKLSNSIIATVRDLGTSLENLRVLWLSRCCLCDLDGMGSMSSLQELYLAYNDISDLSPCSMLENLQLLDIEGNNIDDMSQVEFLSLCPKLNTLTLEGNPVCLAPSVGYDKEKEGLFDYRATTSKAIPQLKILDDEPLSVVPSSLGGAFPNLSMEWLLVNEAIKDQGSTESLEVEDARPSTGRPSSASGRRPGSARPGSSRAGGRPGSSMGNRPGTSSGRRPGTAMAERPDTGGSDIHPTQEDSSDLTHGSGGVICGNPVRALRNRRKNTKEVIIPNQAPSLFSMFKHQPEHTYATEDDDDGMSKEDIFAELLEWKKQHEEKISTRLKDAEPQVLKIHHEDMEEDDEASGYRDYLINNNPYDEDYGIETTPSPTSDYPESLASGGFDRQPTPPRSASPKMPKAPRSKGASRPRTANDFRSRKVRAQSFEESVGMEQRLHQPSLSQDDDMMDFSDSGQTSPATTPYSPPPVLSMDTRPFSGPVIGSRKFKLSAQSDKAEPKIIDRHQPIIRSSINTPPNLAQRLSRLARPSTAKAAMQVQRPLVLPRREPRFNSYDYSS, from the exons ATGGCTTCTGTACACATCACTAATTTCGGCAGCGTGGATGTCAACCCTGAGCCCATTCCGGTAGAGGATACAGAGTTCCTTCTGGAGGATTACTTGTCAGCAGCTAAAATG AAGGAAATGACTGGTGTGGATGAACTCGATGAGGTCAAATTCTTAGAAATGAGGGTCGACACCACGGAAACGAGTCTGGGTAATTTTG GTACAATGGTGCCCAACTTGAAGCACCTAAAGCTAAGCAACAGTATAATTGCTACAGTTCGTGATCTAGGGACGTCGTTAGAGAACCTACGAGTTCTATGGTTATCCAGATGCTGTTTGTGTGACCTGGATGGCATGGGGTCAATGTCCTCCTTACAG GAGCTGTACCTAGCATATAATGACATTTCAGACCTTAGTCCGTGCAGTATGCTGGAGAACTTGCAGTTACTGGACATTGAGGG AAACAACATAGACGACATGTCACAAGTTGAATTCTTAAGCCTGTGTCCTAAGCTGAATACACTGACGCTGGAGGGAAACCCTGTGtgtctagcgccctctgttggctaCGATAAG GAGAAAGAAGGATTGTTTGATTACAGAGCGACAACTTCAAAAGCGATTCCCCAGCTCAAGATTCTAGATGATGAACCGTTGTCTGTTGTACCGTCCAGCCTCGGTGGCGCCTTCCCTAACCTCAGTATGGAATGGCTGCTGGTGAATGAGGCTATCAAGGATCAGGGATCAACGGAAAGTTTAGAGGTCGAAG aTGCTAGGCCAAGCACAGGGAGACCCTCGTCAGCGTCTGGCCGACGTCCAGGCTCTGCTCGCCCCGGCTCCTCTAGGGCAGGGGGGCGGCCAGGGAGTAGCATGGGGAACAGGCCCGGTACCTCGTCAGGCAGGAGACCAGGCACAGCAATGGCTGAGCGACCTGATACGGGAG GTTCGGATATACACCCGACGCAGGAAGATTCCAGTGATTTAACTCATGGATCCGGTGGAGTGATATGTGGCAATCCAGTCCGAGCTCTGAGAAACAGACGGAAAAATACCAAG GAGGTTATTATCCCAAACCAAGCCCCAAGTTTATTCTCAATGTTCAAGCATCAGCCGGAGCATACGTACGCCACGGAGGATGACGATGACGGGATGAGTAAAGAGGACATCTTCGCTGAGCTCTTAGAGTGGAAGAAACAGCATGAAGA AAAAATCAGCACTCGGTTGAAAGATGCCGAGCCTCAAGTTCTGAAGATTCATCATGAAGACATGGAAGAAGATGATGAGGCAAGCGGATACAGAGATTATCTCATCAACAACAACCCGTACGATGAAGACTACGGGATCGAAACAACGCCCTCGCCCACGTCGGACTATCCTGAGTCGTTGGCGTCAGGAGGTTTCGATCGTCAGCCGACTCCGCCAAGATCGGCGTCACCGAAGATGCCCAAAGCGCCCAGAAGTAAAGGCGCATCGAGGCCTAGGACTGCCA ATGATTTTCGATCAAGGAAAGTCCGAGCCCAATCCTTTGAGGAATCGGTCGGCATGGAGCAACGTCTCCACCAGCCGAGTCTATCTCAAGATGATGATATGATGGATTTTAGTGATTCAGGACAGACGAGTCCAGCTACCACGCCATACTCCCCACCCCCAGTGCTCTCCATGGACACCAGACCATTTTCTGGTCCAGTCATTGGAAGCAGAAAGTTCAA ACTCAGTGCACAAAGCGACAAGGCAGAACCAAAGATCATCGACCGTCACCAGCCAATCATCCGTTCATCAATCAACACGCCCCCGAACCTCGCCCAGCGTCTCTCACGGCTCGCGAGGCCGTCCACTGCGAAAGCTGCCATGCAggtacagcgccctctagtgttaCCCCGGAGAGAACCCAGGTTCAATTCTTACGATTATTCATCATGA